In one window of Gossypium hirsutum isolate 1008001.06 chromosome A01, Gossypium_hirsutum_v2.1, whole genome shotgun sequence DNA:
- the LOC121228869 gene encoding putative RING-H2 finger protein ATL53 — MAIDNKLGNYIFSLVSIVSAVKWAWSILLRYCLFPYTIPADSGYNYKQDWGTDVECAICLCKIDEDDEIPELRCDHLFHKACLDRWVGSGRFNCPICRTCTLTPPQLASGMQVIVFRYCSFDDSSSQRETW; from the coding sequence ATGGCGATTGACAATAAGCTAGGGAACTACATCTTTTCACTTGTTTCAATTGTTTCGGCTGTGAAATGGGCGTGGAGTATCCTGCTTCGTTACTGTTTGTTCCCTTATACAATACCTGCAGACAGTGGTTACAATTACAAGCAAGACTGGGGTACTGATGTTGAATGTGCTATCTGCTTATGTAAGATCGATGAAGACGATGAGATTCCGGAGTTGAGATGTGACCATCTTTTCCATAAAGCTTGCTTGGATAGATGGGTTGGATCCGGGCGATTCAATTGCCCTATCTGTCGCACTTGTACTTTAACTCCTCCACAACTAGCTTCCGGCATGCAAGTTATTGTTTTCAGATATTGTTCTTTCGATGATTCCAGCAGTCAGCGGGAAACCTGGTAG